In Danaus plexippus chromosome 9 unlocalized genomic scaffold, MEX_DaPlex mxdp_26, whole genome shotgun sequence, the following proteins share a genomic window:
- the LOC116767809 gene encoding C-signal yields MKSVLITGANRGLGLGMVKFLTKNTKVENIFATCRNVSEELKNISETNKNVHILHLEAADVASFDNLFPQISKVTGDQGLNLLINNAGTSTKFTKLNLVKPEQLLSNLTINTIAPIILTKSLLPLLKQAAQNNSDKPVGVGRAVVINMSSVLGSIAQNDVGGFYAYRCSKAALNAATKSMSIDLKKDHILVASMHPGWVRTDMGGKKAPLDVDTSVAGMFSTIQKLTEADSGKFLQYDGSELPW; encoded by the exons ATGAAATCGGTACTAATAACAGGAGCGAACCGCGGACTAGGACTCGGGATGGTGAAATTTCTCACTAAAAACACTAAAGTCGAAAATATCTTCGCAACATGTCGCAACGTTTCCGAG gaacttaaaaatatatcggaaacaaataaaaatgttcatattCTTCATTTAg AGGCGGCAGATGTGGCAAGTTTCGATAATTTATTTCCCCAAATTTCTAAAGTCACAGGAGACCAAGGTTTAAATTTACTCATAAACAACGCCGGCACGTCTACAAAATTCACAAAACTGAATTTAGTAAAACCAGAGCAGTTGTTGAGTAATCTGACAATTAATACTATTGCTCCGATTATACTTACCAag AGTCTTCTTCCTCTTTTAAAACAAGCAGCTCAAAATAACAGCGACAAACCAGTCGGGGTGGGCCGCGCTGTGGTCATCAATATGAGCTCTGTGCTAGGTTCCATTGCACAGAACGACGTCGGCGGATTTTATGCTTACCGATGCTCGAAG GCCGCATTGAACGCAGCTACGAAATCAATGAGCATTGACCTCAAGAAGGATCACATACTCGTCGCTTCGATGCACCCGGGCTGGGTGAGAACGGACATGGGCGGGAAAAAGGCACCGCTAGATGTCGACACTAGTGTCGCTGGCATGTTCAGTACTATCCAAAAACTCACAGAGGCGGACAGCGGGAAATTTCTACAGTACGACGGCTCAGAGTTGCCATGGTAA